One Cellulosimicrobium protaetiae genomic region harbors:
- a CDS encoding LacI family DNA-binding transcriptional regulator — MATMQDVARRAQVSLSTVSYALSGTRPVSDETRRRIEDAMAELGYQPNAMARGLASRRSHVLALIYPAMEKGLGGTVAEFVSSAAETARENGYHLVLWPFRTTQAPEVRDLVRQGMADGVLLMEVALDDDRVDVLHEAGVPYTMIGRTRDVTDRPSVDIDFERTTDDAVQHLVDLGHRHVAFVNHSQATADDGYAPTFRAEEGFEVAMRRRGLEPVSLRVDESPRAGRDAVATLLEREPRLTAFVTMNEIATFGVVAELQQRGVAIPTDMSILSIVTSPGVGEMSNPPLTTMHAPGAELGRLGVQKLLSLVDGSRPSTPNVLIPCVLEPGSSVAPAAGRSPDDDDREPEAR, encoded by the coding sequence GCGCGCAGGTCTCGCTGAGCACGGTCTCCTACGCGCTGTCCGGCACCCGGCCGGTCTCCGACGAGACGCGCCGCCGCATCGAGGACGCCATGGCGGAGCTCGGCTACCAGCCCAACGCGATGGCCCGCGGTCTCGCGTCGCGCCGCAGCCACGTGCTCGCGCTGATCTACCCGGCGATGGAGAAGGGTCTCGGCGGCACGGTCGCCGAGTTCGTCTCGTCCGCCGCGGAGACCGCGCGCGAGAACGGCTACCACCTCGTGCTGTGGCCCTTCCGCACGACCCAGGCCCCGGAGGTCCGCGACCTCGTGCGCCAGGGGATGGCGGACGGCGTCCTGCTCATGGAGGTCGCCCTCGACGACGACCGCGTCGACGTCCTCCACGAGGCCGGCGTGCCGTACACGATGATCGGTCGCACGCGCGACGTGACGGACCGGCCGTCCGTGGACATCGACTTCGAGCGCACGACGGACGACGCGGTCCAGCACCTCGTCGACCTCGGGCACCGGCACGTCGCGTTCGTGAACCACTCGCAGGCGACGGCGGACGACGGCTATGCCCCGACGTTCCGGGCCGAGGAGGGCTTCGAGGTGGCCATGCGCCGCCGCGGGCTCGAACCGGTCTCGCTGCGCGTCGACGAGTCCCCGCGCGCGGGTCGTGACGCCGTCGCGACGCTCCTGGAGCGCGAGCCGCGCCTGACGGCCTTCGTCACCATGAACGAGATCGCGACGTTCGGCGTCGTCGCCGAGCTGCAGCAGCGCGGCGTCGCGATCCCCACCGACATGTCGATCCTGTCGATCGTCACGTCGCCCGGCGTCGGGGAGATGAGCAACCCGCCGCTGACCACGATGCACGCGCCCGGGGCCGAGCTCGGCCGCCTGGGCGTGCAGAAGCTGCTGTCCCTCGTGGACGGCTCCCGTCCGAGCACGCCGAACGTGCTCATCCCGTGCGTCCTCGAACCCGGCAGCAGCGTCGCCCCCGCGGCCGGCCGGTCCCCGGACGACGACGACCGCGAGCCCGAGGCTCGCTGA
- a CDS encoding ABC transporter substrate-binding protein, which yields MLRSRKISLVAAVAALPLALAACGGTGGSGGSDDQTLTIWHYENEDSAMGQAWAEAIKIFEEENPDVDVVVEKQTFEQIQKNAKIVLTGDDVPDVMEYNKGNATAGQLAAQGLLTPLTDAATERGWDEKLSGSLQTTATYDDQGLMGSGEWYGVPNYGEFVQVYYNKDMFAQYGLEVPTTLEELETVMQAFKDQGVTPLAEAGAEYPMGQLWYELVLANSERDFVDQYQLFDGDPDFHGPEMTQATEQLDSWIKDGYVASDSAALTAEDMGVSFINGTYPMMVSGSWWFGRIVEEMDADWGQFNFPGNTLQVGSSGNLWVVPANADSPDLAEEFIDITLRPEVQNILAEKGGLPVAGDASVITDERTQQLTENFQAILDDDGLAFYPDWPVPGYYDVIVSELQSLINQSKSPTEVLDGLESAYVDGKADLLDS from the coding sequence ATGCTGCGATCCCGGAAGATCTCGCTCGTCGCTGCCGTGGCAGCGCTCCCACTCGCCCTGGCGGCGTGCGGGGGCACCGGCGGCAGTGGCGGGTCCGACGACCAGACCCTGACGATCTGGCACTACGAGAACGAGGACTCCGCCATGGGCCAGGCGTGGGCCGAGGCGATCAAGATCTTCGAGGAGGAGAACCCGGACGTCGACGTCGTCGTCGAGAAGCAGACGTTCGAGCAGATCCAGAAGAACGCCAAGATCGTCCTCACCGGCGACGACGTGCCCGACGTCATGGAGTACAACAAGGGCAACGCGACGGCCGGCCAGCTCGCGGCGCAGGGCCTGCTGACCCCGCTCACCGACGCGGCGACCGAGCGCGGCTGGGACGAGAAGCTCAGCGGCTCGCTCCAGACCACCGCGACCTACGACGACCAGGGCCTCATGGGCTCGGGCGAGTGGTACGGCGTCCCGAACTACGGCGAGTTCGTGCAGGTCTACTACAACAAGGACATGTTCGCCCAGTACGGGCTCGAGGTGCCGACGACGCTCGAGGAGCTCGAGACCGTCATGCAGGCGTTCAAGGACCAGGGCGTGACCCCGCTGGCCGAGGCCGGCGCCGAGTACCCGATGGGCCAGCTCTGGTACGAGCTCGTGCTCGCGAACTCCGAGCGCGACTTCGTCGACCAGTACCAGCTCTTCGACGGTGACCCGGACTTCCACGGCCCCGAGATGACGCAGGCGACCGAGCAGCTCGACTCGTGGATCAAGGACGGCTACGTCGCGTCCGACTCCGCGGCGCTGACCGCCGAGGACATGGGCGTGTCGTTCATCAACGGCACCTACCCGATGATGGTCTCCGGCTCGTGGTGGTTCGGCCGCATCGTCGAGGAGATGGACGCCGACTGGGGCCAGTTCAACTTCCCCGGCAACACGCTCCAGGTCGGCTCGTCCGGCAACCTCTGGGTCGTCCCGGCGAACGCGGACTCGCCCGACCTCGCCGAGGAGTTCATCGACATCACGCTGCGCCCCGAGGTGCAGAACATCCTCGCGGAGAAGGGCGGCCTGCCCGTCGCCGGTGACGCGTCCGTCATCACGGACGAGCGCACGCAGCAGCTCACCGAGAACTTCCAGGCGATCCTCGACGACGACGGCCTCGCGTTCTACCCCGACTGGCCCGTGCCCGGCTACTACGACGTGATCGTCAGCGAGCTCCAGTCGCTCATCAACCAGTCGAAGTCGCCGACCGAGGTGCTCGACGGCCTCGAGTCCGCGTACGTGGACGGCAAGGCGGACCTGCTCGACAGCTGA
- a CDS encoding carbohydrate ABC transporter permease: MTTRTDTVPEAGPGPAREASRATAAPRRRRRPAWLPYLPYLLPGAVAFVVVIGYPFVMNVYYSLFKWRGGMAPMRWYGLGNYADLMNDSAFWTSFQNSIAMILAMVVAPTLIGLVLAAVLFDYLGRRFGPRVAAFLRATYYLPQILPVAVAGVLWNWILNAQTGALNVILRGIGIENPPNWLGDTTTALPSVMLVLIWVQIGYPVVIFMSALQRVDPELYEAAELDGAGWWRRFRAITIPQIRPETFVVTLTCTVAALKVFGPIYVLTRGGPESSTLVPSYYSYLNFFDKSKVGYGAAVATVLTLVIIVVAVVILALQSRAERREQEGR; encoded by the coding sequence ATGACCACCCGCACCGACACCGTGCCCGAGGCCGGGCCCGGCCCCGCGCGCGAGGCGTCGCGCGCGACCGCGGCACCCCGCCGCCGTCGCCGGCCCGCCTGGCTCCCGTACCTGCCCTACCTCCTGCCCGGCGCGGTGGCGTTCGTCGTCGTGATCGGCTACCCGTTCGTGATGAACGTCTACTACAGCCTGTTCAAGTGGCGCGGCGGCATGGCGCCGATGCGCTGGTACGGGCTGGGCAACTACGCCGACCTCATGAACGACTCGGCGTTCTGGACCTCGTTCCAGAACTCGATCGCGATGATCCTCGCGATGGTCGTCGCGCCGACCCTCATCGGCCTCGTCCTCGCGGCCGTGCTGTTCGACTACCTCGGCCGCCGGTTCGGCCCGCGCGTCGCGGCGTTCCTGCGCGCGACGTACTACCTGCCGCAGATCCTGCCCGTCGCCGTCGCCGGCGTGCTGTGGAACTGGATCCTCAACGCCCAGACCGGCGCGCTCAACGTGATCCTGCGCGGGATCGGCATCGAGAACCCGCCCAACTGGCTCGGTGACACGACGACCGCGCTGCCGAGCGTCATGCTCGTGCTCATCTGGGTGCAGATCGGCTACCCCGTCGTCATCTTCATGTCCGCGCTCCAGCGCGTGGACCCCGAGCTGTACGAGGCGGCCGAGCTCGACGGCGCGGGCTGGTGGCGCCGCTTCCGGGCCATCACGATCCCGCAGATCCGCCCGGAGACGTTCGTGGTCACGCTCACGTGCACGGTCGCCGCGCTCAAGGTGTTCGGCCCCATCTACGTGCTCACGCGCGGCGGGCCCGAGAGCTCGACGCTCGTCCCGAGCTACTACTCGTACCTCAACTTCTTCGACAAGTCGAAGGTCGGCTACGGCGCCGCGGTGGCGACCGTGCTGACCCTCGTCATCATCGTCGTCGCCGTCGTGATCCTCGCGCTGCAGAGCCGCGCCGAGCGTCGTGAGCAGGAGGGCCGCTGA
- a CDS encoding carbohydrate ABC transporter permease, whose protein sequence is MSTVTTTPTAGGTPAEPAPSSGSRRPLRATRQDERYRRGVGRWFVLAAAILVALLMLSPFVIMVLNAFKSPAEYSQDGPLSIPKELYLEGVQNFWTRTNFPQKLWNSVFISALVAVFGTLLSLLSAYAIGVGRIKGRLWIVTLFLVANMLPQEALIYPLFDMAQKVGLSNSQWSIIIIFTVIQAAFGTYLLASVLGTFPPALLEAAQLDGAGRWRILWQVVYPIVKPTLGVLMIFFFIWTWNEFFIPLVMLTTNDTQTIPIALASLQGDRMMDAPTTNAGALVSLIPALIFFLIFQRTLTRGVTAGAVK, encoded by the coding sequence ATGTCCACCGTCACCACCACCCCGACCGCGGGCGGCACGCCCGCGGAGCCCGCGCCGTCGTCCGGTTCCCGCCGCCCTCTGCGGGCCACGCGCCAGGACGAGCGCTACCGCCGCGGCGTCGGTCGCTGGTTCGTGCTCGCCGCGGCGATCCTCGTCGCCCTGCTCATGCTGTCGCCGTTCGTCATCATGGTGCTCAACGCGTTCAAGTCGCCGGCCGAGTACTCCCAGGACGGTCCGCTGAGCATCCCGAAGGAGCTCTACCTCGAGGGCGTGCAGAACTTCTGGACGCGGACGAACTTCCCGCAGAAGCTCTGGAACTCCGTCTTCATCTCGGCACTCGTCGCCGTGTTCGGCACGCTCCTGTCGCTGCTCAGCGCCTACGCGATCGGCGTCGGCCGCATCAAGGGTCGCCTGTGGATCGTCACGCTCTTCCTCGTGGCCAACATGCTGCCGCAGGAGGCGCTCATCTACCCGCTGTTCGACATGGCGCAGAAGGTGGGCCTGTCGAACTCGCAGTGGTCGATCATCATCATCTTCACGGTCATCCAGGCGGCGTTCGGCACGTACCTGCTCGCGTCCGTGCTCGGCACGTTCCCGCCCGCGCTGCTCGAGGCCGCCCAGCTCGACGGCGCCGGCCGCTGGCGCATCCTGTGGCAGGTCGTGTACCCGATCGTCAAGCCTACGCTCGGCGTCCTCATGATCTTCTTCTTCATCTGGACGTGGAACGAGTTCTTCATCCCGCTGGTCATGCTGACGACCAACGACACCCAGACGATCCCCATCGCCCTCGCGTCGCTCCAGGGCGACCGGATGATGGACGCCCCGACGACGAACGCTGGCGCGCTCGTCTCGCTGATCCCCGCGCTGATCTTCTTCCTCATCTTCCAGCGCACGCTCACCCGGGGCGTCACGGCCGGCGCCGTGAAGTGA